A window of the Henckelia pumila isolate YLH828 chromosome 3, ASM3356847v2, whole genome shotgun sequence genome harbors these coding sequences:
- the LOC140890197 gene encoding uncharacterized protein produces the protein MASSRGENYAIEEDKHLCRVYIEISQDPIIGRNQNKNQLWSRVAETYNSGKANSMADCSQRSLQTRMQNMNSAVSKLNGCIQQVKYMNPSGASDQDIIDRAKQLMTLDRKYKKGFAFDHVWPLLKDLEKFSNFSQRTQRTSSHSDTVLESPISSDNPELSSFSINLSDENVGGGSSSKRSEGVKKSKLKRKKDEDMSKLVSTIQEENKKLRDLLVNTTTKKEEIINVQKRKVEVSQWHGKNKILMMDVDSISDPRRREFIRKEQEKIMQKREEKQQSGSNNNVDMFGQYLGDFGSSGSGLPDY, from the exons ATGGCATCCTCTCGTGGTGAGAATTATGCAATCGAAGAAGATAAACATCTTTGTCGTGTCTATATAGAAATCTCGCAGGATCCAATTATTGGACGAaaccaaaacaaaaatcaaCTTTGGTCTCGTGTGGCAGAAACATACAACTCAGGGAAAGCAAACTCAATGGCCGATTGTAGCCAAAGGTCATTACAGACTCGAATGCAAAATATGAATAGTGCAGTTTCCAAATTGAATGGATGCATACAACAAGTTAAATACATGAACCCAAGTGGTGCCTCTGATCAAGATATC ATTGATCGTGCAAAACAATTAATGACACTAGATCGTAAGTATAAGAAAGGGTTCGCATTTGACCATGTCTGGCCCCTTCTCAAAGATCTGGAGAAGTTTTCCAACTTCTCTCAAAGAACGCAAAGGACATCTTCCCATTCTGATACAGTGCTGGAGTCACCCATATCTTCCGATAATCCCGAGTTATCTTCATTTTCTATCAATCTAAGTGATGAAAATGTTGGTGGTGGCTCATCATCAAAGCGATCAGAGGGAGTGAAAAAATCCAAACTGAAGAGAAAGAAAGATGAAGATATGTCTAAATTGGTTAGTACAAtccaagaagaaaataaaaaacttcGAGATTTATTAGTTAATACAACcacaaaaaaagaagaaatcatTAATGTGCAAAAGAGGAAAGTTGAAGTGTCTCAATGGCAtgggaaaaataaaatattaatgatGGATGTTGATTCTATCTCTGATCCCCGTCGACGGGAGTTTATTCGCAAGGAACAGGAAAAAATTATgcagaaaagagaagaaaaacaaCAATCGGGATCTAATAATAACGTCGACATGTTTGGACAATATTTGGGAGATTTTGGAAGTTCCGGCAGTGGTCTTCCGGattattag